The genome window GAGTTTGATTTTCCTACACGGCAGTTTTCTCTTTGCGGGCATTTCCGGCACTTAACTTTGCTAAATATATATCTTAAATAGGTGTTCCCGTTTTTGGCAGCTCTCTTTTCCACTCGCATGGAAAGCTCTCCGGCAGGACATTGCAGCAACCCTGCATCTTTATTGAAACAGAACCCCTCCGCAAGGTTTCCGTTTGCAGCCGCCGCTACAGCTGTATTCGTTCGGGCAATCAGTGCAATCTCTTTTCCGCATACTTCCAGATTATCATCACTGACATATGCCATATCTCCGATAACTTCTGTTACTTTTATTCCATTTTTCTGTGCTTTTTCTATCAGTTTCGGCAATTCCTGACCATCCGGTGCTCCTCCATCTGTTACACTTATCCCAGCAATCAGACGGCCTTCTGTCATTGCGAGATGATTCTTATACCCATAAAACGTACTGGTCGCCGTTTTGTGCCCAAACCGTGCATCTTTATCATCTTTGGAACGGATCTCTCTGATCTGTTCGTTCTCAAGCAGTTCTTTCATCTCTTTAGAGATTTTCTGTATCTTTTGATTTCCACAGGTTTCTATCCCTTCCTCCAGAACCTGGAGCAGTTCCTTCGTATAGGCGATCTCTTCGTCCAATCCTGCTTCCAAAGATGGTTTCTCTGGAAATCTCTCTGATAATTCAAAAGCATTTTTATAAATCTCTTTCCGAAGTTGTTTACTCATATCCCTCAGGATTTGTGTGGGGGATTTCGCTCGGACGGATGCAGTTGTGTGGGTAGAATCCACGATAATCGTTCCCGATTTGATTAGACCTTTGTCCAGAGCCTGCTGGATTGTTTCTTTCAGCATTTCCTCCAGAATATCTTCCGTGATGCGGGTCTTTCTGAATTTCGTCAGAAGACTGGGATCTATCATTTTTTCTTCTGGTTCCAGATCCAGAAAAAATTTATATGCCATGTCTGTCTGAGCACTGCTGATCAGGGTTTCATCGGACAGATCGTACAGCTTTTTCAGAAAAAGCAGTTTAAACATCATCTCCGGTTCTTTCGCCGGCCGCCCGAAATTTTCACAATACTGTTTACGGAGCATTGGATTTACAAAACTAAAATCTATATTTTCTTTAATTCTACGCAAAAGATGATTTGCTGGAATGATTGCATCATAAATCCCCTGATAGGGTGATAATGAAAGTTTCAACTGTGAATGGTCTTTCAACATGGCAGAACCTCCTTCCTCATGATTCTATTATAATGGATACATTAAAAAAGCCCAATTCTTTTTTAGAATCAGACTTTTTCAGTGCCCTTTATTTATGCGGGTTTGAGGGGTGAGAGATGATGTGGGAAATAGCTATGGGAGGTTGTTACGAGAATAGGTGCGAGAGGTTGTTACGTGATCTCGTTACGGGATTTTTGAGGCGGGGGATGTTGTTGCCGGTGGGATGTTACGGGAGGATGGTGAGATTTGCCTTTTTCAGGATAGTGAGGGTTACACCGGAACAGAAATGGGTTTGAAAAGTCTAGTGTTTATGCGGATTACAAGCAAATTTGTTTAAGCGCTGGCAACGATTTGGCAACATTTCGGGTATCACTCACTGAATAACAGAATACTTCAATAACAGAAAAACCTTACTGATTTTCAGAAATGAAGCTGAAAGTCGGTAAGGTTTTTTTTTGTGGATAAGGAACTGACAGGCGGCGGGACAGTGTGCATTTTCGGGTTGGAAATCAATCAGTTTCGTCCTTTAAAGCCTGTGTAATCAGGTCACTTAATCCCTGTGAGGGTACAATCTTCTTCCAGTGATTTGAGGTATCTAATTCGGGATATTTGTACCGCCACTGGTCGTATTCCTCTTTGGTTATCGCCCCCTGTTCCAGACGGGCAGCCTGTTCCTGCCATGCATGGAACATATCAAACATGGTGGAGTAGGTGGAGCCGGTGGATTTGTCCAGCCGCAGACACACCTCGTCGTCAATTTCTCCGATTTTCAGCCCGTACATATCTTCCAGTGCAAAGAGCGTGTGCATAAGCCCGATATAGCTGTCTATTTCCGGGACTGTGATTGCGCGAGGGCTGACATCAAGGATATGTGCCATTTCTTTTACAAGGTCTTGCTTCGGTGTTCTGGCTTCCGATTCGTATTGTGCCATACGGACATCAGAGGTCTTTCCCAGAAAACCAAGGATTTCACCCAGCTGCTTCTGCGTCATGCCTTTTCGATTGCGGAAAAAGCGGATTCGTTTGCCAATTGCCATAATAAAACCTCCGTTGTAGTTATAGTGATACAATCATTCTTGACTTAAACATTTCTGTTGAAGTTAGTATAACATGGTGTAATAGGAATAGCAAGAGAAACTTAAATAAAAAAAGTTAAGATTTTTCCGCAAACTACTTGACTTAACGGAATTTATTTAGTATTATACATACAGACATTAAACAAAAACAGTTAAGGACAAAAAGGAGAGGATAACTGAATGGCTGAAAAATCATTTATGACAGTGGAGGAAGTGGCAGCGGAATTACGGGTGTCAAAGTCAAAAGCCTACCAGATTGTGCGGGAACTGAACGCAGAATTGCAGAAACAGGGCTATCTGACGGTGGCTGGCCGTGTGAACGCTACATTTTTTCATAAAAAGGTCTGTTACAGCGATTAAGCGGAAAGGAGATGATTTGAATGGCTGTATACAAAGACAATGCTACGGGAACATGGCGGGTAATTTATCGCTTCACAAACTGGAAAGGAGAGCGGAAGCAGACACAGAAGAGGGGATTTGCCACAAAAAGGGAAGCACAGGCATGGGAGCATGAAGCCATGCTGAAACAAGGAGCAAAGCTGGATATGACATTTGCAAGTTTTTTTGAGATTTATGAAACTGATAAGAAACAGCGTGTCAAGGAGAGCACATGGGAATCCAAAAGTCATGTGATCCGCACAAAGATTTTACCGTATTTCGGGAACCGGAAGATAGCGGAGATTGAAGCAAAGGACATTATCGCATGGCAGAATGAACTCATGGCGTACCGGGACAAGAAAGGGAAGCCTTATTCAGCGGACTATCTGAAAACCATACACGCCCAGCTTACAGCGATTTTGAACCATGCTGTGAACTTTTATAACCTGCCTTACAATCCTGCAAGGAGGGCTGGCACTATGGGAAATGAGATTCCAAAGGAAATGAATTTCTGGACGAAAGAGGAATATCTGAAATTCTCCGAAGCCATGATGGATAAGCCACGTTCCTATTATGCTTTTGAAATGCTTTACTGGTGCGGAATCCGTTCTGGCGAACTGCTGGCACTGACGCCGGCTGACTTCAACTTTGAAAATCAGACGGTCACAATCAGCAAGACATTTCATCGTTCCAAAGGGCGGGATATTATTACAAGCCCGAAAACGAAAAAGAGCAACCGAATCATTAAAATGCCTACCTTTCTCTGTGAGGAAATGCAGGAGTATATCAAAATGCTCTATGACATTAAGCCGGATGAGCGGCTGTTTACGGTCACAAAATCTTATCTTAATCACGAGATGGAGCGAGGGGCAAAGCAGGCAGGCGTAAAAAAGATTCGGGTGCATGATATTCGCCATAGTGCGGTTTCCCTGTTAATCGACATGGGATTTTCGGTACTGGCAATCGGGGAGCGCATGGGGCATGAAGCGGAGAAAATCACTTACCGCTACGCTCACCTGTTCCCTACGGTACAGACGGAAATGGCGGAGAAACTGGAAATGGAGCGAATGACAAAGGAGGATACAAATGGAAAGAACACTTGATTACAAAGGACGGTGGCGCAATCATACGGTGGCATTCCGGGTATCGGACGAGGAAGCGAAGCTGCTCAATGACCTGGTAGCATTGTCTGGCTTGACAAAGCAGGATTATATCACAAGGCGGCTGCTGTGCCGGGATGTGGTGGTACAGGGCAATCCGAGGGTTTATAAAGCACTGAAAAATCAAATGGCGGCTATCTATGAGGAATTGAAGCGGCTGGAAGTGCTAAGCCCGGACAATGACGAACTGCTCTATACGCTGCAGGTAATCGCAATCACATTAGACGGTCTGAAAGGAGAAGATGAATGATAGAGAAAATGAAAACGACTGCTCCCGTATCATCTGTTGGCGCAGATGGGGCGCAGCCGATTATGAAAAATCACACTGAAATTATAGCAAATCCGCAAACACAAATCAATCTGCAAGCCGCACAAAACCCGGAGAAATCCGGGAGCGGCGGGCTTCAAACAGTATCTATGACAGAATTGTATGATACGCTTTACCCGCCGAGAACGCCGGTTGTAGACGGTTTCCTCTATGGCGGCACTTATCTCTTTGTGGGTGCTCCAAAAGTGGGGAAATCGTTCTTCATGGGGCAGCTTGCCTATCATGTGGCAATAGGGCTTCCGCTGTGGGATTATCCGGTCCGAAAGGGGACGGTGCTGTATCTGGCATTGGAAGATGATTATGCAAGGCTTCAGCGGCGGCTCTCCGGTATGTTTGGTGTAGAGTGTGCGGATAATCTGTACTTTGCGATACAGGCAAAGACACTGAATGAGGGCTTAGACAGGCAATTAGAGGAATTTCTTAAAGAACATACAGACGCAAGGCTGATTATCATTGATACGCTCCAGAAAGTGCGTGAGGTCGGCGGGGACAGGTACAGCTATTCCAGTGACTATGAAATTGTGACAAAGCTAAAATCGTTCAGCGACAAATACGGTATCTGCCTGCTGGTGGTTCATCACACACGCAAGCTGGAATCCGAGGACAGCTTTGATATGATTTCCGGCACAAACGGGCTGCTTGGCGCGGCAGACGGGGCGTTCATCATGCACAAGAAAAAGCGTACTGATAATCTGGCTGTGCTGGACATTGTAGGGAGTGATCAGCCAGATCAGGAGCTGACGATAGAGTTTGACCGGGAGCGTTGTGTCTGGAAATTCAAAAAGGCGGAAACGGAGTTGTGGAAGCAGCCGCCGAACCCACTGTTGGAAGCAATCAACGAATTTCTGACGGAGGATAAGCCGGAATGGGAGGGAACGGCAACAGAGCTTGTGAACCAGTTGCCGGATATGCAGTTACAGGCGAATGTACTTTCCAGAAAGCTAAATGTAGTCAACAGCCAGTTACTTAATGACTATGGCATTTTCTATGACAATAAGCGGGGATATGAAAGGAAAATTGTCTTGAAACGGCTTGAGCGGAAAGAGTAAGAGCGACGATATGCGTCGGTTGCGACGGTATTTTTTATAGCGGACTGGTATAGAAAATATCGACGCTATCGACGCAAACCGACGCAGAAGCCCCTAAAAGGATACCTTGATGTCTGGCACTGCCAGACAGGAATAAGGAAAGGATTGAATGATGAAGAACGTGCAAATTCCTTATAAATTGTTTGTGTCGCTGCTCCGCTATCATCTGGTGGAAGATGATGATTGTCTGCATGAAATCCGGCAGGGCTTAGAGCAGAAATTAGATTCGCTGGTGCGCCATGAACTATACGCAAAATATAAGACTGCGCCTACACAGGAAGAACGGGAAAAAGCCAGACAGGAATATCTGGATAACCGAGGAGTGCTAGACAGCTTTCGCTGGTAGATTTTCCCTTGATGACAATAGACAGGAGCGTGTCACGCTCCTGTGGATAGTAGACAAAGAGAAAGGTGTGATTCGATGATAATTCAACCGAAATGGAGAACCCGAAACGTGAACGAATATTTTTACGAAAGCGAAGCCCGGAGGATTGCCGCACTCAACGAGATATTCGGAGATGTGGAATTGACTGCGGCAGAAATGCGGACGCTGGTATGGCTTGCCGGGTGGGAGGAATGTACGGTGAAAAACCTACTTTCGGCTATTCGAAAAGCGATGGCAGCGGAAGCAAAGCGGCAGGAACAGCCGCCCCGTCCGTAGGACGGAAAAGCCCTCGGCAGAGCGCAAAGGCAGCTTTTGATGGACGGAACGTCTGTCAAAAGTGCTTTCGCGTTACTTTCGACGAAAGTAACAAAGCTTATGCGCCGTATCCGGCGCTGATTACCCGGCAGACGGGAGAAAGGATATTGATTGAAGCGAACGATCAGCTTTATGACAGGGAAAGGCTCTGTCAACCATAATAGCAGAAAATTTCATGCAAAGAACACTGACCCGGAACGGAGTTATCTGAACATAGAATACTGCAACGAAAATATCAAAGACGTATATCACGAATTATTTGATGAAGCACTTGACCGGTATAATGAGAAGCAGACCAGAAGTGACCGCCGGATTGACGACTACTATGAAAAAATTTGTTTCGGCAAACAGGAAAAGCCATTCCATGAGATTATCCTGCAAATCGGGGATAAGGACAACATGGGAGCGAAAACGGAGAACGGACAGCTTGCGGCAAAGGTGCTAGACAAATATATGCAGGCCTTCCAGCGGCGAAATCCTACGTTGAGAGTATTTAGTGCTTATCTCCACATGGATGACTGTGAGATAATAGGACTAACAAGGAGAAACCCAATAAAATCAGGGGTTCTGCCGTGTTAGTTCTATTTTTTTGACCGAAAAAGAACATGATTATATGAGTATGAAAGGAGATCCCGTCAGCGATAGGCTGGCTTTAAAATTTGAAAAGTATTATGTATAATGAAAAAATGAAAAAAGAAAAGTCAAGAAAGGGGATAAGAATGATGGGCCAAAAATTGATAAAGAAAACGATATTGCCGATGTTGTTTCTGACAATATGGGGTGGGCTTGCATATTATTTTTGCATATCTTTAGGCTGGACTGAGTGGTGGCAAATATGGTGGGTGATCGGTATGCCATTTGGAGTACATAGAATGTGTATTTGGTTGCTACCCAAGAATTTTGATATAGGGGGAACCGTGGGTGTTTGGGCCATAAATATAATATTGGGTTGTCTGATTGGTGAAGTGATAGTTATGTGGTATGTATTCCGTGCGATTTATGTTTTAGTAAAGTTCTTTTTGTAAGTGCTTAAATAAATTGTTTTTATCCATACTGTTACATTATTACTTGCAATCTACGAAGCAGTCTGGAAAGAGAACCCGAAACATTGCGAGGTGGTGGTAACAACTATGGTGAGCCAGATCAGGGAAAAAATCGGAGATGAGTATATAGACTGTGGTAGGGAGTGGCTATCGGTTTGTAGGCTAACTTAAAAAAGCAAATTCCAGTGCCATTTTGAAATAGAAATGAAATAGAAATCTCATTTTCATTTAATAAATAAATTTGAGGTTTCATATGCTTATCTATTATGCTAATATAAATTAATATGGATAGAGAAAGGAGGATTGGGAATTTATGCTTAATCCTATCGTTATTGTTGCGTAAGCAAAGCTATCGCAACTAATAAAATTGAATGGTGTTGCAGATAGACTTTGCTGTTCCTGTTAGAGAAAATGTGATAGGAGTACGAAATGGGCTATAAAAGTGCAACACAAATTCTGCCTCAAGATTTATTACAAAAGGTTCAAGAATATGTTGATGGAGAATTTCTTTATATTCCCAGGATTTCTGACAATAAAAAAGATTGGGGAGCAACAACTTCAACTCGTCAAGAATTACAGGTTAGGAATCGATGCATTTATGAAGATTATCTTTCAGGGGAATCTATGGATTACTTGGCAGAAAAATATTTTTTATCTTTGAAAAGTATTCAACGAATTGTCGGGCAGCTAAAAAAAGATTATAAAGAATAAAGTTGGGTTGGTATAGTTTCATAAGCTATACCAGCCCTTTTCTTATGTTCGATTATAAAAAGAGTATTAGGTTGGATTTATTATTTCACAATGTTACGATTTGAGAGAAGGTTAAAGGGAATGATATTGCTGAAAAAATATCATGACTATTTACCTCTTATTTTTAGAATTACGGAATGGAGAACTTATGATATGAAGAAAATAGTATGGGAGGTACAGCATTTATCACTACTGCCTGTATTGAAATATTGTAAAAAATGTGGTAAAAAAAGTGCATTTATTTGTTCAGGACAATTCCGTGTTAATGCTCAAAGAAGATGTCTAGATATTTGGTTGATTTATAAGTGTTTGAGTTGTGATACCACATGGAATGCTACAATTTATTCTCGTGTTTCGCCACAATTATTACCAGCTAATCTGCTGGATGATTTTTATAAAAATGATGAAGAACTTGTGGAACAATATGCAATGAACAGTGACTTTTTGCGCGGGAATGGTGTGGAGGTTGGATTACCTTCATATAGTGTGATAGGGAATAACTTTTACTTAGACGAAACTGTAGAGCTTGAGATAAAATGCAAATATTCATGTGCTATAAAGGTATCTTCTATAGTTAGAGAGAAATTACATTTATCGCAAAAAGAATATTTGCAGTTAATTTTGGATGGAAGGATAAAAAGCATATCAGATCAAAATTTAAAAAATTGTAGATTAAAGAATGGAATTATTCTTGTTTTCAATGAAAACTGCAACCAAGAGTCAAATACTGAGACGCAGAGCCGATGCCTATGAGATTTTGTCCTAGGTTATTGGCTCCGTTTTATTTTGTTGTATTGCGTCGAACGATTTTCAAAATCTTAAAATAGCCTTAGACGGTTCTTAGACCGCACTCAGACCAATATTTTATAATAGCAAAAAATGAAAATCTTGTGTGTTATCTGAAGCATAGGAATATTAGTTGAAAGTTTTTAAATAGTAATAACAGTTTGATTGAAATGGCAGAGGATAGAGATATGGAGATTTACTTCACCATGTCTAAGATGCAGTAGGAAGGGAATGTAAAGTGGATGCACTATTTATTAGGATGGAAGAAGTCCATGAGGGCTTTTGTGAGGAGTTAATGAAACTGGCCGTCCAATACGGATACAGCATTAAGAAAGCTACCTATGGGACGAAAGATATTTCATTTGGTGACTTGAAGATTGTTCCATCAAAACGTCAGGTTTTTCTGAACAAGCAGGAAATCACCATGACGAGTAAGGAGTTTGATATTCTGGAATTTCTCGCCAGAAACCAGGGGCAGGTGTTTAGTAAAGAGCAGATTTATGATAGGATATGGGGAGAATATTATATGGCGGATGACCGGAATATTACTGCTTATATCAATAAAATCCGTAAGAAGATCGAGCCAGATCAGTCCAAGCCAATTTACATTCAAACAGTCTGGGGCGTAGGTTACAAATTTAATGAGAAGATAGGATGAGCAGGGATGTATGAAATATGCAGTCTCTGCTTATTTTATAAAACAAAACTATATTTTAACCAAAGGAGGATTTGGAAATGGGAAATGAAGTAACGGAAAAATTGGTGCTTTTTCTGCAGAACCTGAGATGCGAGGACGCAGGCAGGGAGACACTGGTACATCTTGCCGGCAGTAAAAGAGAAAAAGAAGATTTGGGAAATCTTCGTGCCGGATACGAAAAATTGAAGGAACGGATGCCTGCCGCTGATAAAGATTATCTGGAGAAGTATATGGAGCAGACGAAAAGAGTAGCTTTTGAGGAACAGCAGGAAGCGTATCTGCAGGGGATGTTTGACGCTTTCCAGATTCTGCAAGGGACAGGAGTGATTCGGGCGAGTGAAAAGGTTGAAAATCTGATCAGACAAATAGAAAATGACTCATTCAATTCTTAGAATGGGTCATTTCTTTTAGCATAGCTTATAGAGACTGTTGTTGGAAGCGGGCATCGGTTTGTGGGGTGAATAAGAGCTGGTAGCAGGCATCTGGAAACAGGTGTGGCTATCAGCTTTTTAATTTGTGATTAAATAAATTTCCTTGAAAATTTGATATTGACTTTAATAAAATTTATGCTATACTAAGTTTTATTAAAGAAAATATGAAAGGAGGATTAAAATGGAACTAGATAAAATTCCACAATGGATACTTGCGCTGGAACAGGAGGATGCTACATTCTTAAAGAATTTCGTTTTGAAATCAGGTTCATTAAAGGAAATTGCTAAACTGTATGAAGTGTCGTATCCAACGGTACGCTTGCGCCTGGATAAGCTCATTCAAAAAATAGAGATGAATGACCGCCAGGAGGAAGAACCATTCCAGACATTTATCAAAGGGTTGGCAGTGGATTCCCGTATTGATTTAGAAACTGCAAAGATTATTATTGAAAAATATAAGCAAGAAAAGGAGATTAAAAAATGACTGATTTGGTTATTGGATTTGCTGTTGCTGGTGTGTTGCTTTTTATAGAGTATCTTCTCTGTACGAAACTGAAAAACCCTCTTTGGGGAGGCATTATCCCAATGCTTATTCTGATTGGAACGATCTATATTTTTGCAAGTGGCAGGGTACCAGTTACCGTAAGGAATGTTTTCCCATTTGTCATAGCCAATACGGTATTCTGGGGAGACTGGGGAACAGGCAGGGAGAAATATAAAAAGCTTCAACAGGCGGAAATGGATAAAATGAAAGCAAAAGATATTGAATAAGCAGAGGAGGAAGACATGGTAAAAAAACAATGGATATTTTGCCCTGTCTGTGGTGGTAAGACAAGATTAAAGATTCATGAAAATACGGTACTTGAGAATTTTCCTTTGTTTTGTCCGAAATGTAAACAGGAAACGATGATTGATGCACGACAACTGAATATATTTGTTATTACAGAGCCAGACGCTAGGACGCAGAGCCGGTAACCTATTGAAATAT of Roseburia hominis contains these proteins:
- a CDS encoding IS1182 family transposase — translated: MLKDHSQLKLSLSPYQGIYDAIIPANHLLRRIKENIDFSFVNPMLRKQYCENFGRPAKEPEMMFKLLFLKKLYDLSDETLISSAQTDMAYKFFLDLEPEEKMIDPSLLTKFRKTRITEDILEEMLKETIQQALDKGLIKSGTIIVDSTHTTASVRAKSPTQILRDMSKQLRKEIYKNAFELSERFPEKPSLEAGLDEEIAYTKELLQVLEEGIETCGNQKIQKISKEMKELLENEQIREIRSKDDKDARFGHKTATSTFYGYKNHLAMTEGRLIAGISVTDGGAPDGQELPKLIEKAQKNGIKVTEVIGDMAYVSDDNLEVCGKEIALIARTNTAVAAAANGNLAEGFCFNKDAGLLQCPAGELSMRVEKRAAKNGNTYLRYIFSKVKCRKCPQRENCRVGKSNSKERSYSITQASAKNMERLKFEESEYFQERMKIRHRIEEKNGELKEAHGLRRADSRGLFAMHVQMYFTAFTANVKRIVRLQELAMA
- a CDS encoding helix-turn-helix transcriptional regulator, with translation MAIGKRIRFFRNRKGMTQKQLGEILGFLGKTSDVRMAQYESEARTPKQDLVKEMAHILDVSPRAITVPEIDSYIGLMHTLFALEDMYGLKIGEIDDEVCLRLDKSTGSTYSTMFDMFHAWQEQAARLEQGAITKEEYDQWRYKYPELDTSNHWKKIVPSQGLSDLITQALKDETD
- a CDS encoding DNA-binding protein, translating into MAEKSFMTVEEVAAELRVSKSKAYQIVRELNAELQKQGYLTVAGRVNATFFHKKVCYSD
- a CDS encoding site-specific integrase, producing the protein MAVYKDNATGTWRVIYRFTNWKGERKQTQKRGFATKREAQAWEHEAMLKQGAKLDMTFASFFEIYETDKKQRVKESTWESKSHVIRTKILPYFGNRKIAEIEAKDIIAWQNELMAYRDKKGKPYSADYLKTIHAQLTAILNHAVNFYNLPYNPARRAGTMGNEIPKEMNFWTKEEYLKFSEAMMDKPRSYYAFEMLYWCGIRSGELLALTPADFNFENQTVTISKTFHRSKGRDIITSPKTKKSNRIIKMPTFLCEEMQEYIKMLYDIKPDERLFTVTKSYLNHEMERGAKQAGVKKIRVHDIRHSAVSLLIDMGFSVLAIGERMGHEAEKITYRYAHLFPTVQTEMAEKLEMERMTKEDTNGKNT
- a CDS encoding mobilization protein, encoding MERTLDYKGRWRNHTVAFRVSDEEAKLLNDLVALSGLTKQDYITRRLLCRDVVVQGNPRVYKALKNQMAAIYEELKRLEVLSPDNDELLYTLQVIAITLDGLKGEDE
- a CDS encoding helicase RepA family protein, which gives rise to MIEKMKTTAPVSSVGADGAQPIMKNHTEIIANPQTQINLQAAQNPEKSGSGGLQTVSMTELYDTLYPPRTPVVDGFLYGGTYLFVGAPKVGKSFFMGQLAYHVAIGLPLWDYPVRKGTVLYLALEDDYARLQRRLSGMFGVECADNLYFAIQAKTLNEGLDRQLEEFLKEHTDARLIIIDTLQKVREVGGDRYSYSSDYEIVTKLKSFSDKYGICLLVVHHTRKLESEDSFDMISGTNGLLGAADGAFIMHKKKRTDNLAVLDIVGSDQPDQELTIEFDRERCVWKFKKAETELWKQPPNPLLEAINEFLTEDKPEWEGTATELVNQLPDMQLQANVLSRKLNVVNSQLLNDYGIFYDNKRGYERKIVLKRLERKE
- a CDS encoding complexin-2 translates to MKNVQIPYKLFVSLLRYHLVEDDDCLHEIRQGLEQKLDSLVRHELYAKYKTAPTQEEREKARQEYLDNRGVLDSFRW
- a CDS encoding DUF6050 family protein gives rise to the protein MKSIMYNEKMKKEKSRKGIRMMGQKLIKKTILPMLFLTIWGGLAYYFCISLGWTEWWQIWWVIGMPFGVHRMCIWLLPKNFDIGGTVGVWAINIILGCLIGEVIVMWYVFRAIYVLVKFFL
- a CDS encoding CD3324 family protein; amino-acid sequence: MGYKSATQILPQDLLQKVQEYVDGEFLYIPRISDNKKDWGATTSTRQELQVRNRCIYEDYLSGESMDYLAEKYFLSLKSIQRIVGQLKKDYKE
- a CDS encoding DUF1062 domain-containing protein codes for the protein MKKIVWEVQHLSLLPVLKYCKKCGKKSAFICSGQFRVNAQRRCLDIWLIYKCLSCDTTWNATIYSRVSPQLLPANLLDDFYKNDEELVEQYAMNSDFLRGNGVEVGLPSYSVIGNNFYLDETVELEIKCKYSCAIKVSSIVREKLHLSQKEYLQLILDGRIKSISDQNLKNCRLKNGIILVFNENCNQESNTETQSRCL
- a CDS encoding response regulator transcription factor; amino-acid sequence: MDALFIRMEEVHEGFCEELMKLAVQYGYSIKKATYGTKDISFGDLKIVPSKRQVFLNKQEITMTSKEFDILEFLARNQGQVFSKEQIYDRIWGEYYMADDRNITAYINKIRKKIEPDQSKPIYIQTVWGVGYKFNEKIG
- a CDS encoding DUF2089 family protein, with protein sequence MELDKIPQWILALEQEDATFLKNFVLKSGSLKEIAKLYEVSYPTVRLRLDKLIQKIEMNDRQEEEPFQTFIKGLAVDSRIDLETAKIIIEKYKQEKEIKK
- a CDS encoding cysteine-rich KTR domain-containing protein: MVKKQWIFCPVCGGKTRLKIHENTVLENFPLFCPKCKQETMIDARQLNIFVITEPDARTQSR